The Campylobacter ureolyticus ACS-301-V-Sch3b genomic sequence GCTAACCATTTTTTCTAAAACTTCTTCATAGCTAAAACCATTTTTTCTAGATAAAAAATCAACCTCAGCAGCTGTCATTGCCTTGATATGTAAAAAAGGATATTTTTCTTTTATTTTTTTAAAAATTTCTAAATACCACTGCCAAGAAACATTTGGATTGTGGGCTGAGACGATGTGAATTTCTTTTGTGCCTCTTTTTACCGTTTCATCAACTATTTGCATAATCTCTTCATGACTCATAGTGTAAGCTTTATCATTTTTTCTATGAGATGAAAAAGCACAAAACAAACAAACATCAGCACATAAATTTGTGGGATTTATATGGCGATTTAAATTAAAATAAACTTTTTTGCCATTTATTTGCTCTCTTTTTTTATTAGCAAATTTTCCTAAAGTATAAAGATCAAGATCATAAAGCTTTAATCCATCTTCGTAATTAAGTCTTATATCATTTTCTAATTTTTCTAAAATTTCCATTTTTATCCTAAAAATAAAATTGAAATTACATTATAAGCCTTTTGCACTTAAAAAAGCTTTTATTTTTATAAATTTATGAATTTTAAAGTTAAATTTACTAAATTTGCCTTTGTTAAACTTAAATTTGTATAATGCTTAGTTAAAAAACAGATATTTGTTATATAAAAGGATAAATTTATGTGTGGTATAGTTGGCTATATTGGTAAAAAAGAGAAAAAAAGTATAATATTAAACGGCTTAAAAGAGCTTGAATATAGAGGATATGATAGTTCAGGAATGGCTGTTATGGATGAAAATGGAAAGATTGATTGTTTTAAAGCTGTTGGAAAAATAAAAAATTTAGAAGAAAAAACTAAAAATTTCAGCTCAACAGGACAAGGTATAGCAATAGGCCATACAAGATGGGCAACTCATGGAAAACCAACTGAGATAAACGCTCATCCACATTTTGGAGAATATAGTTTTGTAATCCATAATGGCATCATAGAAAACTATAAAGAATTAAAAGATGAACTTGAAAAAGATGGTATTAAATTTTTAAGCCAAACAGATACAGAAGTCATAGTTAAACTATTTGAAAAAACAAATCAAAAAGAAAGTGATCCATTTAAGGCTTTTAAAAAAACTATTTCTAAACTTGTTGGAGCTTATGCGATACTTTTAATAACAAAAAAAGCAAATGGAGAGATATTTTTTGCAAAAAATGCAGTTCCTTTAATAGCTGGCAAAAACGATGATGGTGAAATCTTTTTTAGTTCATCAGATTCACCATTAATAGGATTTTTAAAAGATGTTGCGTACTTGGATGATAATACTTATGGCGTAGCTAAATTTGGCGATATTAAATTTTTTAAAGATGAAAACGAGATAAATCCAGCTAAAAAAACTCTTCCTAGCGATAGAAGTTTTGCTCAAAAAGAGGGTTTTAGATTTTTTATGGAAAAAGAAATTTATGAACAAAGCGTAGTTGCAACTGAAACACTAATGGGAAGAATAAAAAATAGTCAAATTTATCTTGAAGAGCTTGATAAAGAGCTTTTTAATAACATTGATGAAGTTATAATGTGTGCTTGTGGAACAAGCTATCATGCAGCCATAACAGCAAGCTATTTATTTGAAAGAGTTGCACAAATAAGAACAAAAGTTGAAGTTGCAAGTGAGTTTAGATACAAAGATCCAGTTTTAAGAAAAAACTCACTTTTTATAGTTATTTCTCAAAGTGGTGAGACAGCTGATACATTAGAGGCTTTAAAAATAGCTAAAGAAGCAGGTCTTAAAACTCTTGCAATTTGTAATGTTGATAATAGTTCAATTGTTCGACTTGCTGATAATACTCTTTTAACAAGAGCTGGAATTGAAAAAGGAGTTGCCTCTACAAAGGCCTTTTCAACACAAGTTATAACACTTTGGCTCGTTGTTTTGTATCTAGCAAATTTAAATAAAACAATAAGTCAAAATGAGTTTGAAAAAGAACTTAAAACTTTACTTAAAATTCCAAAAATTTTAGAAGTTCCATCTGATTTACAAGAAAAACTTCACCGTTTAAGTAAGCACTATCTTCATGGGCATGGCTTCTTCTTTATAGGAAGAGATGTTTTTTATCCACTTGCACTTGAAGGAGCTTTAAAATTAAAGGAAATAAGCTATCTTCACGCAGAAGGATACGCAAGCGGAGAAATGAAACATGGTCCAATTGCTCTTGTTGATGAAAGACTTTATACAATTGCTTTAATGCCTGAAAATATGCTTTATGAAAAAACAAGAAGCAATGTTGAAGAAATTGTTGCAAGAGACGGATTTGTATTTGCACTTAGTCCAAAAGAGTTTGATTTAAGTGATGATTTTATAAAAACAAGCAAACAAAATCATTATATGAGCGAATTTTTTGAAATGCTTGTAATACTTCAAATTTTTGCACTTGAAGTTGCTATAAGACTTGGAAATGATGTTGATATGCCTAGAAATTTAGCTAAAAGTGTAACCGTGGAATAAAAAGAGATAAATATGATTTTTAAAGATGACTTTATTTTTATCGAAAGAGAAATTTCTCAAATTCCTTGGATTAAAATTTTTACAAATGATGGTAAAAAAGAACTTAGTTTTTGCGATAAAGATACTATAAATAGACTTTTTGAAGCTGTTTTAATAGGTGAAAAAACTATGCTTGAGTTTTATAAGCCTAAAAAAATAAATATTGCCTCTTTTGCAAACTATGTTCCAAGAGTGCATTTTCATGTTATGGCAAGATTTGAAAATGATGATTTTTTTCCAGAATCAATGTGGGGCAAAAAACAAAGAGATTTAGAAATTAATTTTTGCAAAGATTTTGATAGTTTTTGCGAAAAATTGGCTAAAAATTTAAAAATTTGCTAAATATAAAAATAAAAAAATTATTGCTTTATTATTTATTTAATCTATTTAATTAAGATATATTAAATTTAATTAAAAAGGATAGAAATGAAAAAATTTTTATTTTCACTTGCGGCTTGTTCGCTTTTAACACTTAGTCTTGCAAATGCAAAAGAATACATAGTCGATACAGCTCACACAGATGTTGGGTTTAAAATAAAACATATGCAAATTAGCAATACAAAAGGAAATTTTGCTGATTTTAAAGGAATTGTTGATTTTGATGAAAAAACTATGAAATTAAATAAACTCGAAGCAACAATTCAAACAGCCTCAGTTGATACAGGAAATGAAGGAAGAGATGAGCATTTAAGAGATACTGACTTTTTTGATACTAAAAAATTTCCTGAAATGAAATTTGTAATGACTGATTTTAAATTTGATGATGATGAAAAAGATGAAGGTATTGTAAAAGGCGATTTAACAATAAAAGGCGTTACAAAACCTATCGAGCTTGAGTATGAATTTGGTGGTATATCAAAAGGAGATGTTGAAAAAATAGGCTTTAATCTAAGTGGAAAAATAGATAGAACTGACTTTGGTGTTGGTGAAAAAAGTCTAGCAATTGGAAGCGAAGTAAAGCTTGATATTGAAATTGAAGCTGACGCAAAATAATAAATATTAAAAAAAATCCAACTTAAGTTTTTAGGTTGGATTTATAAAACTAATATAACACTATCAATATAATTAAATGCTCTCTTTGCAATTATATAAAACTAATTACGGCATTGACATAAATAAATTTGGTATAATTCCACTTTCAAGTCAAATAAAATACACAAAATAAATTTGTTTAATTTATAAAAATTAGAAAAGGAAGCGAAATCAAAACTTTTAGAAATTTAATAATTTTATTTTTTTTATTTTCTTTTTTAATTTTAGGATATATGTTTTTTGAGTATAAAATAGATCAAAGCGATGAAAAAATAAAAAGATTTTTTGATTTTAACGCTGAACTCCTTCTAAATACTATAGAAGAAGAAAGGCTTAATGTCCTTGCATTATCGCTCATTCTTTCTCAAAATGATGATATAAAAAGTTGTTTAAAATATGAAAATAAACAAACCTGTGAGAAAAATCTAAAATTTTATATATCAATTTTACAAAATGTTCCTTTATATAAGGATATTTTAATTCATCTACATTCAAATGATTTAAAAAGTGTAATTAGAAGTTGGGATGATGAAAAAAAGGGAGATGATTTAAGATATTTTAGACACACTATATATGAAACTAAACAAAATAAAACACCAACATCAGGAATAGAAATAGGAAAATGTGGAGTTTTTATAAGAGGGGTTTCTCCTGTTTTCGCAGATAGTAATTTTTTAGGAAGCATTGAGGTTATGCTTGGCTTTAATCATCTTTATACTCTTTCAAAAAGACAAAAATATGATCTTTTAATCCTTATAAAGGATAACTATAAAATAGAATGTTTTAAAAACTCACATATAAAAATTCATGGCTTTAACATAATTGATAAAAA encodes the following:
- the glmS gene encoding glutamine--fructose-6-phosphate transaminase (isomerizing), with amino-acid sequence MCGIVGYIGKKEKKSIILNGLKELEYRGYDSSGMAVMDENGKIDCFKAVGKIKNLEEKTKNFSSTGQGIAIGHTRWATHGKPTEINAHPHFGEYSFVIHNGIIENYKELKDELEKDGIKFLSQTDTEVIVKLFEKTNQKESDPFKAFKKTISKLVGAYAILLITKKANGEIFFAKNAVPLIAGKNDDGEIFFSSSDSPLIGFLKDVAYLDDNTYGVAKFGDIKFFKDENEINPAKKTLPSDRSFAQKEGFRFFMEKEIYEQSVVATETLMGRIKNSQIYLEELDKELFNNIDEVIMCACGTSYHAAITASYLFERVAQIRTKVEVASEFRYKDPVLRKNSLFIVISQSGETADTLEALKIAKEAGLKTLAICNVDNSSIVRLADNTLLTRAGIEKGVASTKAFSTQVITLWLVVLYLANLNKTISQNEFEKELKTLLKIPKILEVPSDLQEKLHRLSKHYLHGHGFFFIGRDVFYPLALEGALKLKEISYLHAEGYASGEMKHGPIALVDERLYTIALMPENMLYEKTRSNVEEIVARDGFVFALSPKEFDLSDDFIKTSKQNHYMSEFFEMLVILQIFALEVAIRLGNDVDMPRNLAKSVTVE
- a CDS encoding HIT family protein, with translation MIFKDDFIFIEREISQIPWIKIFTNDGKKELSFCDKDTINRLFEAVLIGEKTMLEFYKPKKINIASFANYVPRVHFHVMARFENDDFFPESMWGKKQRDLEINFCKDFDSFCEKLAKNLKIC
- a CDS encoding YceI family protein produces the protein MKKFLFSLAACSLLTLSLANAKEYIVDTAHTDVGFKIKHMQISNTKGNFADFKGIVDFDEKTMKLNKLEATIQTASVDTGNEGRDEHLRDTDFFDTKKFPEMKFVMTDFKFDDDEKDEGIVKGDLTIKGVTKPIELEYEFGGISKGDVEKIGFNLSGKIDRTDFGVGEKSLAIGSEVKLDIEIEADAK
- a CDS encoding cache domain-containing protein, coding for MFFEYKIDQSDEKIKRFFDFNAELLLNTIEEERLNVLALSLILSQNDDIKSCLKYENKQTCEKNLKFYISILQNVPLYKDILIHLHSNDLKSVIRSWDDEKKGDDLRYFRHTIYETKQNKTPTSGIEIGKCGVFIRGVSPVFADSNFLGSIEVMLGFNHLYTLSKRQKYDLLILIKDNYKIECFKNSHIKIHGFNIIDKNDINLNILPFLDKIDFKNQNFIKLKNDYFYSKKLYDFKNNHIGYIIMHKNSKSKINDIF